A portion of the Gossypium arboreum isolate Shixiya-1 chromosome 8, ASM2569848v2, whole genome shotgun sequence genome contains these proteins:
- the LOC108468410 gene encoding rho GDP-dissociation inhibitor 1-like, protein MSLAVGAGPSSSNMDDKAVSAEKTTTNHRPESDDDNEEENRNLHLGPQYTLKEQLEKDKDDESLRKWKEQLLGGVDINNIGETLEPEVKFLSVAIVSPDREDIVLSIPADGKPEGLWFTLKEASHYRLKFSFQVSNNIVSGLRYTNTVWKTGVKVDSTKDMIGTFSPQLEPYTHEMPEETAPSGFLARGSYTAKSKFLDDDNKCYLEINYTFDIRKDWAATE, encoded by the exons ATGTCTTTGGCCGTTGGAGCTGGTCCAAGTTCCAGTAATATGGATGACAAAGCGGTCTCTGCTGAAAAAACGACCACCAACCACCGTCCAGAGAGCGATGATGATAACGAAGAGGAGAATCGCAATTTGCATTTGGGTCCTCAGTACACTCTCAAAGAACAGCTTGAAAAAGATAAG GATGATGAGAGCTTAAGGAAATGGAAAGAACAGCTTCTTGGAGGTGTGGATATTAACAACATTGGAG AAACACTTGAACCGGAAGTGAAGTTCCTTAGTGTGGCAATCGTGTCACCAGATAGGGAAGACATAGTTCTTTCAATCCCTGCAGATGGAAAGCCCGAGGGTTTATGGTTTACACTGAAAGAAGCTAGCCATTATCGCTTGAAGTTCTCTTTCCAAGTTAGCAACAACATTGTATCTGGTCTCAGGTACACCAACACTGTCTGGAAAACTGGCGTCAAAG TTGACAGCACAAAAGATATGATTGGAACTTTTAGTCCTCAGTTAGAGCCTTATACACATGAAATGCCCGAAGAGACAGCCCCTTCTGGTTTTTTGGCTAGAGGATCATACACTGCAAAATCAAAG TTCCTTGATGATGATAACAAGTGCTACTTGGAGATCAACTATACATTTGATATCCGAAAAGATTGGGCTGCTACTGAATAA